The genomic region GCGGCGAAATTCGTTAGCCCAGCGCGGCAGCGCTGGGTAAAGTGGACCAAAAAGCGTGAGCGAGCGCGGCAGCGCTGGGTAAAGTGGACCAAAAAGCGTGAGCGCCAGCGGCGCGGCACGGCTATGACGCAGACACCGTAGGGACGGCTGAAACCGCCATTGATCCGCTGAAAGCTGAGAGCTGACAGCTGAGAGCTGTTTTCGGAGGAGAAGGGTGCCAGAGGATCAAATTCCCGAGCAAGACCCGATCACCACCAAGTCGTACGCCCTGCACTACACCATCGCCATCGTGGTGCTGATCGGGACGCTGTTATGGGCGATGTGGGACGAGGCCTACGGCCAGCGTCCGTGGAAGCGCTACCAGCGTGCCTTCCAGGAGCGCTACATCTCGTTCCTCAAGCAGGCGCGCTCGCAATCCGCCGACGCCGAGAAGGACCTGCAGAACAACCCCGACTTCCGCGCCCTCGACGACGCCTACCAGTCCGCCTCCAAGTCCGCTGAACCGAAAATTAAGGAAATCAACCAACAGCTCGCCAACAAGTCTGCCGAAATTCTCGCCGTCCAGAATGTCTTTACCGACAAGCGCGCCTACGTCAACGCCCTCACTTACGAAATCGAAACCACCGACAGCGCCAGCGGAAAGGCATCCAAGCAGAAGGAGTTGGACAAGTACAAGGCGCAGCAATTCGAAGTGCAGTATCCCGACGGCACGCGCAAGAAATACAACTTCCAGCAACTCGAGGAAACCTACAACGAGCTGAAGAACGAAAAAGGCCGGCTCGGCGGCGAACTCGGCGACCTGCTCAAGCCCATCAACGAAGCCAAGCTGGCGCGCGACACCTGGATCAAGGAGCACATGGTGTCGCTCACTCCCGACGCGCTTCGCGGCCTGCAGAACAAGACCGCCGAATGGGATCCGCAGATCGTGCAGATCAACGTCGCCGAGGCCAATATCGTGGACCGCTGCGAGTCCTGCCACATGGGCACGCGCGAGCCCGTGCGCCTCACCGCCGCGTTGATGACGCCCAAGGGCCGCAAGGGTCCCGACGACTACGCCCTTGCCTCCACCAGCCATCCCGAGCCTGACTTGCTCAAAGTTCATGATCCCGACAAGTTCGGCTGCTCGCCCTGCCACCAGGGCAACGGCCGCGCCACCACCAGCATTGAAAAGGCGCACGGCAACTACGAGCACTGGCTGTGGCCGCTGTTCCGCAAGCAGAACGTGGAAGCCGGTTGCCAGACTTGCCACCAGGCCGACATGTTCATCCAGACCGGCTCGGTCGGCCAGACGATCAGCGAAGGCAAGTTCCTCTTCCGCCAGCGCGGCTGCAACGGCTGCCACCGCTACGAGGGCTACGACCGCGAGCCCGAGGAATTACTCAACATCGGCCAGCAGATCAAGCAGATGGAGCAACAGCAGCGCGACAACCTGCGCGAGGCCTCCATCGCCATGAAGCGGGCCGACCAGGCCGAATCCAACGAGGAAGCCAACCGGCTGAACCAGCGCGCCGAGTCCATGCGCGTCGAGAACAGCAAGATCGCCGGCCGCATCGAGCAGCTCGATCTGCGCTCCTCCTCGCTGCTGCGCGACCTGAAGAAGATCGGCCCCGACCTCAAGGAAGTCCGCGAAAAACTCAACAAGAACTGGGTGCCCGTCTGGCTGCACAAGCCCACCGACTTCCGCCCCGGCACTAAGATGCCGAATTTCCGCCTCAACGATGGCCAGGTCAAGGCGATCTCGGCCTACCTGTGGCAGACCGCGCTCAACGATCCGCTTCCCCGGCAGCAAACCGGCAGCGCGGCGCGCGGCAAGGAGCTGTTTGAAACCCGCGGCTGCCTTGCCTGCCACTCCATCGGCGAAGGCAGCAATCAGATGGGCGGCGACTTCGCCGCCAACCTCTCGCGCCTCGGCGAGAAGGCCAATTACGATTACATCTTCCGCTGGATCAAGAATCCGCGCGTGCGCACCCGCCCCTACTGTCCCTATGAGAAGAAGGACATCGGCCCCGAGGATTACGCCAAGCACAATCTGCCGTACGTCTTCGACTTCGACCACAGCAAGTGCCCCAACGACGGCCACGAGCTCCAGGTCGAGCAGATGACCGTGATGCCCAGCCTGCGCCTTGCCGACGACGAGGTCTCCGACATCGCCACCTACCTGCTCGCGCAGAAAAAGCAGGAGCCATCTTCCTATCCCGACGCCTCCTACATGGACGATCCCAAGCTCAAAGCCGAGGGCAAAAAGTGGATCCAGCAATTCGGCTGCGCCGGTTGCCACGAAATTTCCGGCTTTGAAGAGGAAGGCCGCATCGGCACCGAGTTAACCCAGGAAGGCAGCAAGCCGATCGAGCGCCTCGACTTTGCGCTGCTCACCAAGGTCGCCGAAGACACCGGCAAGGAGCCCATCACCGACGCCGAAATTCGCGCGCGCCTGCCCGAGGGTCCTGCCAAGGGCCCTTGGTACAACCACAAGGGCTTCTTCGAGCACAAGCTCTCCATGCCCAACGTCTACGACCAGGGCATGATCAAGAGCGATACCGAAAAACTTCGCATGCCGGATCCGCACCTCGACAAGGAGCAGATCCGCGCCCTCAC from Terriglobia bacterium harbors:
- a CDS encoding cytochrome c; its protein translation is MPEDQIPEQDPITTKSYALHYTIAIVVLIGTLLWAMWDEAYGQRPWKRYQRAFQERYISFLKQARSQSADAEKDLQNNPDFRALDDAYQSASKSAEPKIKEINQQLANKSAEILAVQNVFTDKRAYVNALTYEIETTDSASGKASKQKELDKYKAQQFEVQYPDGTRKKYNFQQLEETYNELKNEKGRLGGELGDLLKPINEAKLARDTWIKEHMVSLTPDALRGLQNKTAEWDPQIVQINVAEANIVDRCESCHMGTREPVRLTAALMTPKGRKGPDDYALASTSHPEPDLLKVHDPDKFGCSPCHQGNGRATTSIEKAHGNYEHWLWPLFRKQNVEAGCQTCHQADMFIQTGSVGQTISEGKFLFRQRGCNGCHRYEGYDREPEELLNIGQQIKQMEQQQRDNLREASIAMKRADQAESNEEANRLNQRAESMRVENSKIAGRIEQLDLRSSSLLRDLKKIGPDLKEVREKLNKNWVPVWLHKPTDFRPGTKMPNFRLNDGQVKAISAYLWQTALNDPLPRQQTGSAARGKELFETRGCLACHSIGEGSNQMGGDFAANLSRLGEKANYDYIFRWIKNPRVRTRPYCPYEKKDIGPEDYAKHNLPYVFDFDHSKCPNDGHELQVEQMTVMPSLRLADDEVSDIATYLLAQKKQEPSSYPDASYMDDPKLKAEGKKWIQQFGCAGCHEISGFEEEGRIGTELTQEGSKPIERLDFALLTKVAEDTGKEPITDAEIRARLPEGPAKGPWYNHKGFFEHKLSMPNVYDQGMIKSDTEKLRMPDPHLDKEQIRALTTFLLGSQETSLPASYQYRPEDARRDIQEGWWIVRKYNCVGCHQFTPGQKTAIETVPRYQEAKETLPPKLLTEGARVDPEWLLHFLANPSMTANPNDQHRNGVRPYLGVRMPTFYFSENELRKLVRFFQALSQQPLPYIPQKQVLLTASESDMARALFTSQAAPCLKCHATGDPAHDKTATAPNFLLAKERLKPGWTERWLMDPANISPGTAMPSGLFKKENGRIVFAGPTPPALQSYPGDQTKLLVRYIFQLTPEEQRRLAAQLPRSAAPAKKTSSNRVPHPAPGFGEGRVHGSNLGSAQSKQSSSSGADAGGSR